A window of Candidatus Eisenbacteria bacterium genomic DNA:
CCGCATCCAGGCGGGGCCGTTCGAAATTCGAGGCGCTTCTCATGAGAAAGAACCTCCAGGCGCTCACGGTCCTGGTCCTCGGGCCCATGGCCTGGGCCGGCGTGGCCGGCGGGCAGTGCGTCGTTCCGTCCCTCACCTCGGGGACGGCTCAGACGGCCTCGGCGACGCCGCAGAACTTCAGCTTCAACCAGACCGCTTCGTTCTATACCGCGGTGGGCGTGCGCTCTTCCGCGGGCAGCGACTGGAACCTGGCGCTCTACCAGAACACGGCCGCCTTCCCCGCCTGCGTCAGCGGCAGCCTCGGCGCGTCCACCGGCCTCGGCGGGGTGGACTTCGTGGTGGGGGACTTCAATTCCGGCCACAATCCTCTCGGGATCTACTACCCGCAGGCCACCCGGCTCAGCGGATCGACCGATGGCTTGGTGGAATGGGACTCAGGGTCCAACTCACTCACGGTCAACGGACCGCTCGTCAATCGCACCACTGGCGCCACCGACGTCCTGGAGGTGTGGGACGTCAATCTTCAGGCCGGCCACCAGTATCGATTCCAGTTCAGCCGCACCGGGGCCGACGTGAAGCTGCTGCTCTTCAAGAGCAACCCCGGTGTCTACTGGGTGGGCCGGACGGCGAAGCTGTTGGAAGCGACGGGCAATGCCGACTACACGGCTCCCAGCAGCGGCTTCTACGGCGTCGTGGTCGTCAATGACAACGGCGCCAACGGCTCCTATACGCTCGGCGTGGGAGAGTGCCGGACGCCCGACGCCCTCACCTCGGGGATGAGCGTGAGCACCTCGGGCCTCGCCGAGCGCACCTACGTCTGCGATCCGAACGCCACCTTCTTCACCGCCATCGGAGCGCGGGGAGCGTCCGACTGGAACGTGGCATCCTTCAGCGAGAATGTCGCGGGCACCTATCCCAGCTGCCTTTCCAGCCAGCTCGTGGCCTCGACGCTGGCGGCCCCGACGGTCGACTTCGTCGTCGGCAACTACACCGATCAGCTCCTCATGCCTTTCTACGCGCGGGTCTTCCTGAACCAGGGCCAGGGATCAGGATCCGCTCGCGTCGAGTGGGACGCCGGCGCCGACTTCGTCCAGGTGAACGGAAGCCAGATCGACCGCAACACGGACGCGAACGACGTGCTCGAGGTGTGGGACGTGTTCCTGACCTCGGGACAGCCCTACCAGATCCTGTTCAACACCACCGGCGCCAACCTCGCCCTCTTCCTGTTCCGGCCCGGGCAGACATGGCAGGGACGGAGCGCCGCGTTGTTCCAGCGCCCGGGCTCGCCCCTGTACCAGCAGTACATCCCCACCAACACGGGCTGGCATGGAGCCGTGGTGGTGAACCAGGACGGTGGCACCGGCACCTATCAGCTGCGGATCAACCAGGGCGCCGTGGGTGTTGAAGAGGAAGGACCCGTGGCGACCACGCTGGACGGCATCTCGCCGAACCCGGCTCATGGCCCTGCGCGCATCGACTTCGCCCTCCGCCAGCCTTCGCGGGTCTCGTTCCAGGTCATCGACGTCGCCGGACGCGTGGTGTCCGAGACGCCGGAGCGCGCCTGGTCGGGCGGGCGCTGGTCCCTGAGATGGGACGCCAAGGCCAGCAGCGGTGGCCGCCTGGCTCCAGGGGTCTACTTCGTCCGCATGCAGGTGGACGGCCACTCCGCGGCGCTCAAGAAGCTGGCGCTCCTCAACTAGCCGGTACGAGGCAAGGCCCGGGTCCACCGGTCTTGGGCGGCCTTCCGGGCTCGTGCTAGACTCGTTCGCGCTTTCCCACCTTGGCCGAGAGGGGTTCCCCACGTGAAGTTCTGGTTTGGCAGCTTG
This region includes:
- a CDS encoding T9SS type A sorting domain-containing protein is translated as MRKNLQALTVLVLGPMAWAGVAGGQCVVPSLTSGTAQTASATPQNFSFNQTASFYTAVGVRSSAGSDWNLALYQNTAAFPACVSGSLGASTGLGGVDFVVGDFNSGHNPLGIYYPQATRLSGSTDGLVEWDSGSNSLTVNGPLVNRTTGATDVLEVWDVNLQAGHQYRFQFSRTGADVKLLLFKSNPGVYWVGRTAKLLEATGNADYTAPSSGFYGVVVVNDNGANGSYTLGVGECRTPDALTSGMSVSTSGLAERTYVCDPNATFFTAIGARGASDWNVASFSENVAGTYPSCLSSQLVASTLAAPTVDFVVGNYTDQLLMPFYARVFLNQGQGSGSARVEWDAGADFVQVNGSQIDRNTDANDVLEVWDVFLTSGQPYQILFNTTGANLALFLFRPGQTWQGRSAALFQRPGSPLYQQYIPTNTGWHGAVVVNQDGGTGTYQLRINQGAVGVEEEGPVATTLDGISPNPAHGPARIDFALRQPSRVSFQVIDVAGRVVSETPERAWSGGRWSLRWDAKASSGGRLAPGVYFVRMQVDGHSAALKKLALLN